A region of Elusimicrobiota bacterium DNA encodes the following proteins:
- a CDS encoding tetratricopeptide repeat protein, with product MYSQAAPYFAAVTEGKTKALVPEAIIGLALATLSMGDIEKAYQHFREISALYPAYKTHPRYMLPLGLIQWEVRKYQGALDYLLRDDRNPASRYFSGLCYRELKMFPEASGAFRRITQEFPESVWADRARFELGETFYLQGDYLLASQTFGDIFRSHRTKQWDYLSLYRLACCDVRMKKYSSAEERLWTLNQSKLDPALAANVNYLLTESLATQDKISKIVGILEQVPARKRTPENNYRIIWARAAQGIPESGEASQPVLERAGRSGTNAPHAPASGLRL from the coding sequence TTGTATTCCCAGGCCGCCCCCTATTTCGCCGCGGTGACGGAGGGGAAAACCAAGGCTCTCGTGCCGGAGGCAATCATCGGGTTAGCCCTGGCCACGCTTTCCATGGGAGATATCGAAAAGGCGTACCAACATTTTCGGGAGATTTCCGCGCTGTATCCCGCCTACAAGACCCACCCCCGGTACATGCTTCCCTTGGGACTCATTCAGTGGGAGGTGCGAAAATACCAAGGCGCCCTCGACTACCTGTTGCGCGACGATCGCAACCCGGCCAGCCGATATTTTTCCGGACTTTGCTACCGGGAATTGAAAATGTTCCCTGAAGCGAGCGGGGCCTTTCGGCGGATCACGCAAGAATTTCCGGAAAGCGTTTGGGCGGATCGCGCTCGTTTTGAGCTGGGCGAGACGTTCTACCTCCAGGGGGATTATTTGTTGGCGTCCCAGACCTTCGGGGACATTTTTCGCTCCCACCGGACGAAGCAGTGGGACTATCTCTCGTTGTACAGGCTCGCCTGTTGCGATGTCCGTATGAAAAAATACAGCTCTGCTGAAGAACGGTTATGGACGTTGAACCAATCCAAATTGGATCCGGCTTTGGCGGCCAACGTGAATTATCTCTTGACTGAATCCCTGGCCACGCAGGACAAAATTTCGAAAATCGTTGGGATCCTCGAGCAGGTCCCCGCCCGCAAACGAACGCCCGAAAACAACTATCGAATCATTTGGGCTCGGGCGGCCCAGGGGATTCCAGAAAGCGGCGAAGCAAGCCAACCAGTTCTTGAACGAGCGGGAAGATCCGGAACTAACGCCCCGCACGCTCCTGCTTCAGGGCTACGCCTTTGA
- a CDS encoding tetratricopeptide repeat protein, with translation MIRHLTSDLPRFSFRPVWRSLGGSFLLFSTLVGSPSAAPKKNESVHDPIRTYQFKFQRDAAYDAIRSYLAFLQKVAPGLEGIGSQYTVADLFMDQGRFEDAARLLKNLSEVPTQDDYFRASVMMRLATCYMRKGCIPRPPPISPR, from the coding sequence ATGATTCGCCATTTAACATCGGATCTCCCGCGTTTTTCTTTTCGACCGGTATGGCGGTCGTTGGGGGGGAGCTTTCTCCTCTTTTCGACCCTCGTCGGGTCCCCGTCCGCCGCTCCCAAGAAAAATGAATCCGTTCACGATCCCATCCGGACCTACCAATTTAAATTCCAAAGAGACGCGGCCTACGATGCGATTCGGAGTTACCTCGCCTTCTTGCAGAAGGTCGCGCCCGGCCTGGAAGGCATCGGCTCCCAGTACACGGTGGCCGACCTGTTCATGGATCAGGGGCGTTTTGAAGACGCGGCCCGGCTTCTTAAGAACCTATCGGAGGTCCCTACCCAAGACGACTATTTTCGCGCCTCGGTGATGATGCGTTTGGCCACCTGTTACATGAGGAAGGGTTGTATTCCCAGGCCGCCCCCTATTTCGCCGCGGTGA
- a CDS encoding Glu/Leu/Phe/Val dehydrogenase, protein MTSSSPSGSSLWAEALAQLERGAERMGLERWIVERLRKPKRILQVSIPVRMDDGSLRVFDGYRVQHNLDRGPAKGGIRYHPDLSLDDVRALAFWMTIKCAVVNLPFGGAKGGVVCDPKNLSEGEIERLTRRYAAEISILIGPDKDIPAPDMNTNEKIMGWIMDTYSVQAGHSVPGVVTGKPLEIGGTVGRREATGRGLYYIVEELCRVKKRELKNLRIAVQGFGNVGANAARILHEAGARIVAISDAEGGTARAEGLDVDDLRRHAETGPLAGYPKGRGVTNAQLLEMDCDLLIPAAMENQITAAVARKVRAEFVVEGANGPATNEADEILRSRGVTVVPDILANAGGVTVSYFEWVQDLQAFFWDEQEVRQRLRAILARAFQEVWRVAGEQKVDLRLAAFLVGLGRLSLAMKQRGLFP, encoded by the coding sequence ATGACGTCCTCTTCTCCCTCGGGATCCTCCCTTTGGGCGGAGGCTTTGGCTCAGTTGGAGCGGGGGGCGGAGCGCATGGGGTTGGAGCGCTGGATCGTGGAACGGCTCCGGAAACCCAAACGGATTTTGCAGGTGTCCATTCCGGTGCGGATGGACGACGGGTCGCTTCGCGTTTTCGACGGGTACCGCGTTCAGCACAACCTGGACCGGGGGCCGGCCAAGGGCGGGATCCGCTACCATCCGGACCTCTCCTTAGACGACGTGCGGGCGCTGGCGTTTTGGATGACGATCAAGTGCGCGGTGGTCAACCTTCCTTTCGGCGGGGCCAAGGGGGGCGTGGTCTGCGATCCCAAAAATCTTTCCGAGGGAGAAATTGAACGGTTGACGCGCCGCTACGCGGCCGAGATCTCGATCCTTATCGGGCCGGACAAGGACATCCCGGCCCCGGACATGAACACCAACGAAAAAATCATGGGCTGGATCATGGACACCTATTCCGTGCAGGCCGGCCATTCGGTGCCCGGCGTCGTGACGGGAAAGCCCTTGGAAATCGGCGGGACCGTGGGGCGGCGGGAGGCCACGGGGCGCGGGTTGTATTATATCGTCGAAGAACTTTGCCGGGTGAAAAAACGGGAACTGAAGAACCTCCGGATCGCGGTGCAGGGGTTTGGGAACGTGGGGGCCAACGCGGCCCGGATCTTGCACGAGGCGGGGGCTCGGATCGTGGCGATTTCCGACGCGGAGGGCGGGACCGCGCGGGCGGAGGGGTTGGACGTGGACGATCTTCGGCGCCATGCCGAAACCGGCCCCCTTGCCGGATACCCGAAGGGGCGGGGCGTCACGAACGCTCAGCTCCTGGAAATGGACTGCGATCTGCTGATTCCCGCGGCCATGGAAAACCAGATCACGGCGGCGGTGGCGCGGAAGGTGCGGGCCGAGTTCGTCGTTGAAGGGGCCAACGGGCCCGCCACCAACGAGGCGGACGAAATCCTTCGGTCGCGGGGCGTTACGGTGGTTCCGGACATCCTCGCCAACGCGGGCGGGGTGACCGTCAGTTATTTTGAATGGGTGCAGGATCTCCAGGCTTTTTTTTGGGATGAACAAGAAGTGCGCCAACGGCTTCGCGCCATCCTCGCCCGGGCCTTTCAGGAGGTCTGGCGCGTGGCCGGAGAGCAGAAAGTGGATTTGAGGCTCGCGGCGTTCCTCGTCGGACTCGGCCGTTTATCTCTCGCGATGAAACAGCGAGGGCTTTTTCCATGA
- a CDS encoding ATP-binding protein: MARVQKLTEEIVRGIAAGEVVERPASVLKELIENALDAGARRIDVEWREAGRKRLRVWDDGEGMAPDDARLSLERHATSKIRDLNDLEHVGTFGFRGEALPSIMAVSRFELVTRTAGAPEAWAIRAEAGRISFDGPAGAPAGTSVTADDLFFAVPARLKFLKSDPTERSLLFRAVEDASLSAPGTAFRVMSEGKEALSLPALEADGARLIERLESLWGADRAASLKAVDETGGSCGCGGGCRM; this comes from the coding sequence GTGGCGCGCGTTCAGAAACTGACGGAAGAAATCGTCCGGGGCATTGCGGCCGGCGAGGTGGTGGAACGGCCCGCTTCCGTTCTGAAAGAGCTGATTGAAAACGCCCTGGACGCGGGGGCCCGCCGGATCGATGTGGAGTGGCGGGAGGCGGGGCGGAAACGGTTGCGGGTGTGGGACGACGGCGAGGGCATGGCGCCGGACGACGCTCGGTTGTCCTTGGAACGGCACGCCACCTCCAAAATCCGCGATTTAAACGATCTCGAACATGTGGGGACCTTTGGGTTTCGGGGCGAAGCCCTGCCGTCCATCATGGCCGTCTCGCGCTTTGAGCTCGTGACGCGCACGGCCGGGGCCCCTGAAGCTTGGGCCATTCGGGCCGAGGCCGGGCGGATCTCCTTCGACGGGCCCGCCGGTGCCCCCGCCGGCACCTCCGTCACGGCCGACGACCTTTTCTTCGCGGTTCCCGCGCGGCTTAAATTCCTCAAATCCGATCCCACCGAACGTTCCCTCCTTTTTCGCGCCGTGGAGGACGCCTCTCTTTCGGCTCCGGGCACCGCTTTTCGGGTGATGTCCGAGGGCAAGGAGGCGCTCTCGCTTCCGGCTTTGGAGGCGGACGGGGCTCGGCTGATCGAGCGGTTGGAATCTCTGTGGGGGGCGGACCGCGCGGCGTCTTTGAAAGCGGTGGACGAAACGGGCGGTTCATGCGGGTGCGGGGGTGGGTGTCGGATGTGA
- a CDS encoding PilZ domain-containing protein, translating to MLKEEKRNHKRFPVLKDMAEPVDLFVMDHPAKEVPAVLTNLSAGGMALVVFAHVSGNAKLKMMMDVHGLEGMELQGRVAWTEPKGDTTAIGVRFDHLKRETVDKINSMAEDFQDCELKLSFGVKDVCFRKCGYFTLCAKSVKLK from the coding sequence ATGTTGAAAGAAGAGAAGCGAAACCACAAGCGGTTTCCGGTGTTGAAAGATATGGCGGAGCCGGTGGATTTGTTCGTGATGGACCATCCGGCGAAGGAAGTGCCGGCGGTGCTCACGAACCTTTCCGCGGGCGGGATGGCGTTGGTGGTGTTCGCCCATGTGTCGGGGAACGCCAAGCTGAAAATGATGATGGACGTTCACGGGTTGGAGGGGATGGAGCTTCAGGGGCGGGTGGCCTGGACGGAGCCCAAGGGCGACACCACGGCCATCGGGGTTCGCTTCGATCATCTGAAGCGCGAGACGGTCGACAAGATCAACTCCATGGCGGAGGACTTTCAGGATTGCGAGTTGAAGTTGTCTTTCGGCGTCAAAGACGTTTGTTTTCGGAAGTGCGGGTATTTTACCCTCTGCGCCAAATCCGTTAAGCTGAAATAA